The following proteins are co-located in the Streptococcus downei MFe28 genome:
- the rpsK gene encoding 30S ribosomal protein S11: MAKPTRKRRVKKNIESGVAHIHATFNNTIVMITDVHGNALAWSSAGALGFKGSRKSTPFAAQMAAEAAAKSAQDHGLKTVEVTVKGPGSGRESAIRALAAAGLEVTAIRDVTPVPHNGARPPKRRRV, translated from the coding sequence TTGGCTAAACCAACACGTAAACGTCGTGTGAAGAAGAACATCGAATCTGGTGTTGCTCATATTCACGCTACATTTAACAACACTATTGTTATGATTACAGATGTGCATGGTAACGCTTTGGCATGGTCATCAGCTGGTGCGCTTGGTTTCAAGGGTTCTCGTAAATCTACACCATTTGCTGCCCAAATGGCTGCTGAAGCTGCTGCGAAGTCTGCCCAAGATCATGGTTTGAAGACAGTTGAAGTTACTGTTAAAGGCCCTGGTTCTGGTCGTGAATCAGCTATTCGTGCTCTTGCAGCTGCAGGTCTTGAAGTCACGGCAATTCGTGATGTGACTCCTGTGCCACACAACGGTGCTCGTCCTCCAAAACGTCGTCGTGTATAA
- the rpmJ gene encoding 50S ribosomal protein L36, whose translation MKVRPSVKPICEYCKVIRRNGRVMVICPSNPKHKQRQG comes from the coding sequence ATGAAGGTAAGACCATCAGTCAAACCAATTTGCGAATACTGTAAGGTTATTCGCCGTAACGGTCGTGTTATGGTTATTTGTCCATCAAATCCAAAACACAAACAACGTCAAGGATAA
- the rplQ gene encoding 50S ribosomal protein L17, which yields MAYRKLGRTSSQRKAVLRDLTTDLLINESIVTTEARAKELRKTVEKMITLGKRGDLHARRQAAAFVRNEIASESYDEANDEYTSTTALQKLFGEIAPRYAERNGGYTRILKTEPRRGDAAPMAIIELV from the coding sequence ATGGCTTACCGTAAACTAGGACGCACTAGCTCACAACGTAAAGCGGTTCTTCGCGATTTGACTACAGACCTTTTGATCAATGAATCAATTGTGACTACTGAAGCGCGCGCAAAAGAACTTCGTAAAACAGTTGAAAAAATGATTACCCTTGGTAAACGTGGTGACTTGCATGCTCGTCGTCAAGCAGCAGCTTTTGTACGTAATGAGATTGCATCAGAAAGCTATGATGAAGCAAATGATGAATACACTTCAACAACTGCTCTTCAAAAACTTTTCGGCGAAATTGCTCCACGTTATGCAGAACGTAACGGTGGATACACTCGGATTCTTAAAACCGAACCCCGTCGTGGTGATGCTGCGCCAATGGCAATTATTGAACTTGTATAA
- a CDS encoding adenylate kinase, with product MNLLIMGLPGAGKGTQAAKLVQEFGVAHISTGDMFRAAIANQTELGLLAKSYMDKGDLVPDEVTNGIVKERLAQADVKEKGFLLDGYPRTLEQAKVLDTILKELGLNLDAVINIDIESSKLVERLSGRIINRKTGETFHKVFNPPADYNEEDYYQREDDKPEAVKRRLEVNIAQGQPIIAYYREQNLVHDIQGDQDIDDVFKEVSQAISGLK from the coding sequence ATGAATCTTTTAATTATGGGTCTGCCAGGTGCCGGTAAAGGAACCCAGGCGGCAAAACTTGTCCAAGAGTTTGGGGTTGCTCATATTTCGACAGGGGATATGTTTCGTGCGGCCATTGCCAATCAAACTGAACTTGGTCTTTTAGCTAAGTCATACATGGACAAGGGTGACCTGGTTCCTGATGAAGTGACCAATGGTATCGTCAAAGAGCGTCTGGCTCAGGCTGATGTTAAAGAAAAAGGTTTCTTGCTTGATGGATACCCTCGGACCCTGGAACAGGCAAAGGTTTTGGATACAATTCTTAAAGAGTTGGGCCTTAACTTGGATGCTGTTATCAATATTGATATTGAGTCAAGTAAGTTGGTTGAACGCTTGAGTGGCCGTATCATCAATCGTAAGACAGGCGAAACCTTCCACAAGGTTTTCAATCCACCTGCTGATTACAATGAAGAAGACTACTACCAACGTGAAGACGACAAACCTGAAGCTGTTAAACGTCGTTTGGAAGTCAATATTGCTCAGGGTCAACCGATTATCGCCTACTATCGGGAACAAAATCTTGTTCACGATATCCAAGGTGATCAAGATATCGATGATGTCTTCAAAGAGGTCAGCCAAGCGATTTCAGGCTTGAAATAA
- the infA gene encoding translation initiation factor IF-1, whose amino-acid sequence MAKEDVIEIEGKVVETMPNAMFTVELENGHQILATVSGKIRKNYIRILVGDRVTVEMSPYDLTRGRITYRFK is encoded by the coding sequence GTGGCAAAAGAAGATGTGATTGAAATTGAAGGTAAGGTTGTTGAAACCATGCCTAATGCTATGTTTACAGTTGAGCTTGAAAATGGTCACCAAATTTTGGCGACAGTTTCAGGGAAAATCCGCAAGAACTACATTCGTATTTTGGTCGGAGACCGTGTCACTGTTGAAATGAGCCCATACGACTTAACGCGTGGACGCATCACATACCGCTTTAAATAG
- the rpsM gene encoding 30S ribosomal protein S13 — protein sequence MARIAGVDIPNDKHVVISLTYIYGIGLATSQKILAAAGVAEDIRVKDLTTDQEDAIRREVDNIKVEGDLRREVNMNIKRLMEIGSYRGIRHRRGLPVRGQNTKNNARTRKGKAVAIAGKKK from the coding sequence ATGGCTCGTATTGCTGGAGTTGATATTCCAAACGACAAACACGTAGTAATTTCATTGACTTACATCTATGGAATCGGATTGGCAACCTCTCAAAAAATCTTGGCTGCCGCAGGTGTCGCAGAAGACATTCGCGTTAAAGATTTAACAACCGATCAAGAAGATGCTATCCGTCGTGAAGTTGACAACATCAAGGTTGAAGGAGATCTTCGTCGCGAAGTGAACATGAACATCAAACGCTTGATGGAAATCGGTTCTTATCGTGGAATTCGTCATCGTCGTGGACTTCCTGTCCGTGGACAAAACACAAAGAACAATGCCCGTACTCGTAAAGGTAAAGCCGTTGCGATTGCAGGTAAGAAAAAATAA
- the secY gene encoding preprotein translocase subunit SecY, which produces MFFKLLVEALRLKNVRKKIFFTIFAILVFRIGAHITVPGVNATALENMKDLPFLNMLNLISGSAMGSFSIFALGVSPYITASIVVQLLQMDIYPRFVEWSKQGEVGRRKLNQATRYISLVLAFIQSISITAGFNILASSKLLASPSPKTFITVGLILTTGTVIVTWLGDQITDKGFGNGVSMIIFAGIIAQIPNAVKSIYNEYFVNIAPGQLTNSWIYIGLLVFAVLVIIFFTTFVQQAEYQIPIQYTKLAQGAPTSSYLPLKVNPAGVIPVIFASSITAAPSSIITFLQSTNVNLPWLDTLQELFSYQSPTGMAIYAVLIALFSFFYTFVQVNPEKTAENLQKNAAYIPSVRPGRETEEYLSSLLKKLATIGSIFLAFVALIPIIAQQLFNLSSTVALGGTSLLILISTGIEGMKQLEGYLLKKKYVGFMNAE; this is translated from the coding sequence ATGTTCTTTAAATTATTAGTCGAAGCATTGCGGTTAAAAAATGTCAGGAAAAAGATTTTCTTTACAATTTTTGCCATTCTGGTTTTCCGAATCGGTGCTCACATCACGGTGCCAGGCGTCAATGCGACAGCTCTTGAGAATATGAAGGACCTACCCTTCCTGAATATGCTCAACCTGATAAGTGGTAGTGCCATGGGCTCCTTCTCCATCTTTGCCTTGGGGGTTAGCCCGTACATTACGGCTTCCATTGTTGTTCAGCTTTTGCAGATGGATATTTACCCACGCTTCGTTGAGTGGAGTAAACAGGGGGAAGTTGGTCGACGTAAGCTCAACCAAGCAACTCGTTATATTTCCCTAGTCTTAGCCTTTATCCAGTCCATTTCCATAACGGCAGGCTTTAACATTTTGGCCTCGTCCAAACTGTTAGCTAGTCCCAGCCCTAAGACCTTTATTACCGTCGGCTTAATTTTAACGACAGGTACGGTCATTGTGACATGGTTGGGGGACCAAATTACTGATAAGGGCTTTGGTAACGGGGTTTCCATGATCATCTTTGCAGGGATCATTGCTCAAATTCCAAATGCCGTCAAGTCAATCTACAACGAATACTTTGTAAATATTGCGCCAGGTCAACTGACAAATTCATGGATCTATATTGGACTTCTTGTTTTTGCAGTCTTGGTTATCATCTTCTTTACAACCTTCGTTCAACAAGCTGAATATCAGATTCCAATTCAATATACAAAGTTGGCACAAGGAGCTCCGACCAGCTCTTACCTACCACTCAAGGTCAATCCTGCTGGGGTTATCCCTGTTATCTTCGCTAGTTCGATTACGGCAGCGCCTAGCTCGATTATTACCTTCCTTCAAAGCACCAATGTTAACCTTCCTTGGTTGGATACTTTGCAGGAGCTTTTCTCTTACCAATCTCCGACAGGGATGGCGATTTACGCTGTTCTGATTGCTCTTTTCTCTTTCTTCTATACCTTTGTACAGGTTAATCCAGAGAAAACAGCTGAGAATTTGCAAAAGAATGCAGCTTATATTCCAAGCGTTCGGCCAGGACGAGAAACAGAGGAATATCTATCATCGCTCTTGAAGAAGCTAGCGACGATTGGTTCCATCTTCTTGGCTTTTGTTGCTCTGATTCCAATCATTGCCCAACAATTGTTCAATCTCTCATCAACAGTAGCACTAGGAGGAACAAGTTTGCTCATCCTGATTTCAACTGGTATTGAAGGTATGAAACAATTGGAAGGTTACCTTTTGAAGAAAAAATATGTTGGATTTATGAATGCAGAATAG
- a CDS encoding DNA-directed RNA polymerase subunit alpha produces the protein MIEFEKPTITKIDENKDYGRFVIEPLERGYGTTLGNSLRRVLLSSLPGAAVTSIKIDGVLHEFDTIPGVREDVMQIILNIKGLAVKSYVEDEKTIELDVTGPAEVTAGDILTDSDIEIVNPDHYLFTIAEGHTLKATMTVAKNRGYVPAEGNKNDSAPVGTLAVDSIYTPVKKVNYQVEPARVGSNAGFDKLTIEIMTNGTIIPEDALGLSARVLIEHLNLFTDLTEIAKTTEVMKETESVSNDQVLDRTIEEIDLSVRSYNCLKRAGINTVFDLTEKTEPEMMKVRNLGRKSLEEVKVKLAELGLGLKNDK, from the coding sequence ATGATTGAGTTTGAAAAACCAACAATAACAAAAATTGATGAAAATAAAGATTATGGCAGATTTGTTATCGAGCCACTCGAACGTGGTTATGGAACGACTCTAGGTAACTCACTTCGTCGCGTACTTCTGTCTTCACTTCCGGGTGCAGCAGTAACATCAATCAAGATTGATGGTGTACTTCACGAATTTGATACCATCCCTGGCGTTCGCGAAGATGTGATGCAAATTATCCTTAATATCAAAGGACTTGCCGTCAAATCATACGTCGAAGACGAAAAGACAATTGAACTTGATGTCACAGGTCCAGCAGAAGTTACTGCCGGAGATATTTTGACTGATAGTGATATCGAAATTGTCAACCCCGACCACTACCTCTTCACTATTGCTGAAGGACATACCCTCAAAGCAACCATGACCGTTGCTAAAAATCGTGGCTATGTGCCAGCTGAAGGCAATAAGAATGATAGTGCACCAGTTGGGACTTTGGCAGTGGATTCAATCTACACACCTGTCAAAAAGGTTAATTACCAAGTTGAACCAGCTCGTGTTGGTAGCAATGCTGGCTTCGATAAATTAACCATCGAAATCATGACGAATGGGACAATTATTCCCGAAGATGCCCTTGGACTCTCAGCTCGTGTCTTGATTGAGCACTTGAATCTCTTTACTGATTTAACCGAAATTGCTAAGACAACAGAGGTTATGAAGGAAACTGAAAGTGTCTCAAATGACCAAGTCTTAGATCGCACCATCGAAGAAATCGACTTGTCTGTTCGATCATACAACTGTTTGAAACGTGCAGGTATCAATACTGTATTTGATCTCACGGAAAAAACAGAGCCTGAAATGATGAAAGTTCGCAACTTGGGACGTAAGAGTCTGGAGGAAGTCAAGGTTAAATTGGCTGAACTTGGTCTCGGGCTTAAAAACGATAAATAA